In Juglans microcarpa x Juglans regia isolate MS1-56 chromosome 7D, Jm3101_v1.0, whole genome shotgun sequence, the following are encoded in one genomic region:
- the LOC121239954 gene encoding GRAS family protein TF80-like, which produces MAGTFQEDGSSLNSSPLFPWMSLSPGPGSPYAWLKELKTEERGLYLIQLLQACAYHVAAGSIENADIGLEHSSHLASADGNAMQRIAAYFAEALADRMLKASRPGLHKALNSTKISSLSEKVFVQKLFFELCPFLKVAYVITNQAIIEAMEGEKMVHIIDLYSFEPAQWIDFLQTISARPEGPPHLRITGIHEHKEVLEQMALRLTVEAERLDIPFRFIPILSKLEDLDLESLGVKTGEALAVSSVLQLHSLLAADEEVLRRNSPSLSKSLPKVFHLDQRTLREFLEKDPINVYMASPDSASTSSPYSPSASPRMRTFLNSLWALSPKLMVVTEQEANHNGFTLMERAIGALHFYAALFDSLESTVSRLPIERQKIEKTLFGEEIKNIIACEGAERKERHEKLEKWIARLESARFGRVPFSYHSRLQVSRLLKSYGDNGYNIKDENDCLVICWNERPLFSVSAWRFRR; this is translated from the coding sequence ATGGCTGGAACGTTTCAAGAGGATGGATCTTCTTTAAATTCTTCACCCCTCTTTCCATGGATGTCACTATCTCCTGGGCCAGGATCACCATACGCCTGGCTCAAGGAGCTGAAAACTGAGGAGAGGGGTTTGTATTTGATACAGCTTCTTCAAGCCTGTGCTTACCATGTGGCTGCTGGTAGTATTGAGAATGCTGATATTGGCCTTGAGCATAGTTCCCATCTTGCCTCTGCCGATGGCAATGCAATGCAGCGAATTGCTGCATACTTCGCTGAGGCACTTGCTGATAGGATGCTTAAAGCCTCACGGCCTGGCCTGCATAAAGCTCTcaattcaacaaaaatatcatcTCTGTCTGAGAAGGTTTTTGTTCAAAAACTGTTCTTCGAGCTCTGTCCATTCCTAAAGGTTGCATATGTGATCACAAATCAAGCGATTATAGAAGCTATGGAGGGGGAGAAGATGGTTCATATTATTGACTTATATTCATTTGAACCAGCCCAGTGGATTGATTTTCTTCAGACAATAAGTGCACGGCCAGAAGGCCCACCCCATTTGAGAATTACAGGAATTCATGAACATAAAGAGGTATTGGAGCAAATGGCTCTTCGGTTGACTGTAGAAGCCGAAAGGTTGGACATCCCATTTCGATTCATTCCTATATTGAGCAAATTAGAGGATCTTGATCTTGAAAGTTTAGGGGTAAAGACAGGAGAAGCACTTGCTGTCAGCTCTGTACTTCAACTACATTCTCTCTTGGCTGCTGATGAGGAAGTCCTCAGAAGGAACTCTCCATCGTTATCGAAGAGCCTGCCCAAAGTTTTCCATCTGGACCAGAGGACTTTACGAGAGTTCCTTGAGAAGGATCCGATCAATGTGTACATGGCCAGTCCTGATTCTGCCTCCACATCATCCCCATATTCTCCAAGTGCTTCCCCAAGAATGCGGACCTTTCTAAATTCTCTTTGGGCGCTATCCCCAAAACTAATGGTAGTGACTGAGCAGGAAGCAAACCACAATGGTTTTACTTTAATGGAGAGGGCTATTGGAGCATTGCATTTCTATGCTGCTCTCTTTGATAGTTTGGAGTCTACTGTGTCAAGATTACCGATAGAACGTCAAAAGATTGAGAAGACACTTTTTGGAGaggaaattaaaaacataattgcATGTGAGGGAGCAGAGAGAAAGGAGAGGCACGAAAAACTTGAGAAATGGATTGCAAGGCTTGAGTCGGCCCGTTTCGGGAGGGTGCCTTTTAGCTATCACAGTAGGTTGCAGGTGAGTAGACTTTTGAAGAGCTATGGTGATAATGGGTACAATATCAAAGATGAGAATGACTGTTTGGTTATCTGCTGGAACGAGAGGCCCCTCTTTTCGGTATCAGCCTGGAGATTCAGAAGGTGA